In Acidobacteriota bacterium, one DNA window encodes the following:
- the trxA gene encoding thioredoxin encodes MAMAANVATFTDANFETEVLKSDMPVLVDFWATWCGPCRQLAPHVEAVAGELAGKLKVGKLDVDQNVRTAGAYQVQGIPTLLLFRNGKVEEQIVGYVSKDVLRRTLDRHLQPAPVH; translated from the coding sequence ATTGCCATGGCCGCGAATGTCGCCACGTTTACCGATGCCAACTTTGAGACGGAAGTGCTGAAATCCGACATGCCGGTGCTGGTGGATTTCTGGGCAACGTGGTGCGGGCCGTGCCGCCAGTTGGCGCCGCACGTGGAGGCGGTCGCCGGGGAGCTGGCCGGCAAGCTCAAGGTGGGCAAGCTGGACGTGGATCAGAACGTCCGCACCGCGGGCGCCTATCAGGTGCAGGGGATTCCGACGCTGCTGCTGTTCCGCAACGGCAAGGTCGAGGAACAGATTGTGGGCTACGTCAGCAAAGACGTACTGCGGCGCACGCTCGACCGGCACTTGCAGCCCGCGCCGGTTCACTAA